In the Ensifer adhaerens genome, one interval contains:
- a CDS encoding 3-hydroxyacyl-CoA dehydrogenase, with translation MLIDGKVFIVTGGGSGLGAAVARRLHGGGARVVLADVNAAAGQKMAEELGSNALFQKTDVTNEADGAAAVAAALARFGHLHVLVNCAGIAPGEKVLGRDGPHRLESFSRAVGINLIGTFNMLRLASEAIQREEPGEDGERGVIVNTASVAAFDGQIGQAAYAASKGGVVSMTLPIARELARHGIRVVAIAPGIFETPMMAGMPQDVQDSLGKSVPFPQRLGKPDEFAALVQHICENRMLNGEVIRLDGALRMGAR, from the coding sequence TCGATGGAAAAGTCTTTATCGTGACCGGTGGCGGTTCGGGCCTTGGCGCTGCCGTCGCCCGGCGGCTGCATGGCGGGGGTGCCCGCGTGGTCCTTGCCGACGTCAACGCCGCGGCCGGCCAGAAGATGGCCGAGGAACTCGGCAGCAACGCCCTCTTCCAGAAGACGGATGTCACCAATGAAGCGGATGGCGCCGCCGCCGTTGCCGCAGCGCTGGCTCGCTTCGGTCATCTCCATGTACTGGTGAACTGTGCCGGCATCGCGCCCGGCGAAAAGGTGCTCGGCCGCGACGGCCCGCATCGGCTGGAGAGCTTTTCGCGCGCGGTCGGTATCAACCTGATCGGCACCTTCAACATGCTGCGGCTTGCCTCCGAGGCGATCCAGCGGGAGGAGCCGGGCGAGGACGGCGAGCGCGGCGTCATCGTCAACACGGCATCCGTTGCAGCCTTCGACGGCCAGATCGGCCAGGCCGCCTATGCTGCATCCAAGGGCGGCGTCGTCTCGATGACCTTGCCGATTGCGCGTGAACTCGCGCGCCATGGCATCCGCGTCGTCGCCATTGCGCCTGGCATCTTCGAAACGCCGATGATGGCCGGCATGCCGCAGGACGTGCAGGATTCGCTCGGCAAGAGCGTGCCCTTCCCGCAGCGCCTCGGCAAACCGGACGAGTTTGCGGCACTCGTGCAGCACATCTGTGAGAACCGCATGTTGAACGGGGAAGTCATCCGCCTCGACGGTGCCCTGCGTATGGGCGCACGCTAA